The genome window TATTCTGAGTGTTATACAGCATTGATCAGGGAATAAAAACAGTAAGATTGCTAAAATGCTATGCCATGTGCTATGTCAaatcaaataatattttacagCAACATACAATTTATGGGTTATTCCTCcattttaaacttgtttatTCTAACCACCACAGGTATATCTAAAATGATCCATTAGCCTATTTCTTCTTCCTGCAGATGTCAGGAATGAACCGGGTAGCTGCAACACTTTGGACTTGCCTCCTGCTCTGTGCTTTCCTGTGTGAGCCGGTGCTGTCCAAAGGGGGTCGTGGAGGGTCCCGTGGCTCCTCTCGAGGCACCCACTCACGGAGCTCCTCGGCGGGGAGTCAGCGGGGGGCCGGGGCCTACGGAGGGACCCGCTCCCGCGTCCGGGCTGTGGGCCGGTCCTCCCCAGTGAGGGTGGCGGCTGCAGCAGCGGCAGGGGCGGCGGTGGCGCTATCAGCGGATAAATGGTACGCCTCTGCCTACAGACGCAGCAACGCAGACAGCTCAGAGGACGAGCTGTGCTACTACAACAGGACCAATTACTTTGATTCACAAATGTCAGGCTCAACCCAAAATGGATATTCTTTTCCTCAACTGGTTTCTATCATTATTGCAacttttttccaaaaatatGGATTTTTTCAAGACAGTATACTGTAGATGTTTAGCTTATTTTTAAGGATAAAATCCTGAGTCTGCCCTGGATCTGACTATATTGTGCAGAAATGACTGGAACCTGCACTGGGAAGATCAGAGGTGCAACACAGAGGTGGatggacacaaacacatcactgtactgtatattttttacacatataATCATCTATaccaacaaacaaatgtaaccAACTCAGTATTCATTGTGACCTTTCACCTTTTAAGTAGTGCACCTTTGTCAAGTCAATATTGGGCAGAAAATGGGACAGAACTTGAATTAATATAATACTTTGTTTCCTTCCCTAATGCTTGATTCCTAGACCCAATTGTGAACATTTTTCATCAGGAggatgaaaaacagaaacaccttGATAAGGAAACTGTGGGCTGCCAAATTAAATAGTACAAtcttaattgtatgtttttttcacaataagcaaaaag of Eleginops maclovinus isolate JMC-PN-2008 ecotype Puerto Natales chromosome 22, JC_Emac_rtc_rv5, whole genome shotgun sequence contains these proteins:
- the sprn gene encoding shadow of prion protein — translated: MSGMNRVAATLWTCLLLCAFLCEPVLSKGGRGGSRGSSRGTHSRSSSAGSQRGAGAYGGTRSRVRAVGRSSPVRVAAAAAAGAAVALSADKWYASAYRRSNADSSEDELCYYNRTNYFDSQMSGSTQNGYSFPQLVSIIIATFFQKYGFFQDSIL